From a single Spartinivicinus poritis genomic region:
- a CDS encoding response regulator, giving the protein MTQLHAPTVLLFDQDLHTQQTVQEVCQQHNIPCAVMTKFEQLLQCLACNQPLCIICSDTAIGIDVPSQLDQIHTINSHIPIIMLGEQQVEVSVAVSAIKAGAMDFIEKPAIRHPLQQHIDTILSSLH; this is encoded by the coding sequence ATGACACAACTACACGCACCAACAGTATTATTATTTGATCAAGACCTACATACACAACAAACCGTTCAAGAGGTCTGCCAGCAACATAATATTCCGTGTGCAGTGATGACTAAGTTTGAGCAATTATTACAATGTTTAGCCTGTAATCAGCCGTTGTGTATTATTTGCAGTGACACAGCTATTGGTATTGATGTACCTAGTCAGCTCGATCAAATCCATACTATTAACAGTCATATCCCTATTATTATGCTGGGAGAACAGCAAGTAGAAGTATCTGTTGCTGTCTCTGCTATCAAAGCAGGAGCAATGGACTTTATTGAAAAGCCCGCCATTCGTCACCCTCTGCAACAACATATTGATACCATTCTGAGTAGCCTGCATTAA
- a CDS encoding ion transporter has translation MKKMSQQRLRQQLNEIIFGTETPAGRGFDIALIYAILISVFIVIIDSVEHISSEYKGLLFFCEWLFTILFSIEYAVRLYCSQHPFRYARSFYGIVDLLSILPSYIAFFLPQAQFFIIIRLFRVLRIFRVLKLFRYLGEANMLMRSILLARRKIFVFLMSVVVLVSIFGSLMYVIEGPEHGFTSIPTSIYWAIVTITTVGYGDITPQTVLGQSLASIIMVTGYAIIAVPTGIITAELAVEIGRDKGEHSCRNCKKTGHDSDAVHCKYCGAKMEIPV, from the coding sequence ATGAAAAAAATGTCTCAACAACGGTTAAGACAACAGCTGAATGAGATTATCTTTGGCACAGAAACACCAGCAGGCAGAGGGTTTGATATCGCCCTTATTTACGCCATCCTAATTAGTGTTTTTATTGTTATTATTGACTCAGTAGAACATATATCCAGTGAATACAAAGGGTTGTTATTTTTTTGTGAATGGTTATTTACCATTTTATTTTCCATTGAGTATGCCGTTCGTTTATATTGTTCCCAACACCCTTTCCGTTATGCCCGTAGCTTTTATGGCATAGTTGATCTACTTTCCATACTCCCGTCTTACATCGCATTTTTTCTTCCGCAAGCCCAGTTTTTTATCATCATCAGATTATTTAGAGTCTTGCGAATTTTCCGGGTATTAAAGCTATTCCGCTATTTAGGCGAAGCCAACATGCTAATGCGGTCTATTTTGCTAGCCCGCCGCAAAATTTTTGTATTTTTGATGTCAGTGGTTGTATTAGTCAGTATCTTTGGCTCACTTATGTATGTCATAGAAGGGCCTGAACACGGTTTTACCAGCATCCCCACCAGCATCTACTGGGCAATTGTTACCATTACCACCGTGGGCTATGGTGATATCACCCCCCAAACAGTTTTAGGTCAAAGCCTGGCATCAATCATTATGGTAACCGGTTATGCCATAATTGCCGTCCCTACAGGCATCATCACCGCAGAGTTAGCAGTCGAAATTGGTCGAGATAAAGGCGAGCACTCTTGCCGTAATTGTAAAAAAACCGGCCATGACAGTGACGCAGTCCACTGCAAATATTGCGGCGCCAAAATGGAAATCCCTGTTTAA